In a single window of the Trypanosoma brucei brucei TREU927 chromosome 6, complete sequence genome:
- a CDS encoding EP3-2 procyclin (similar to GP:29469418: procyclin EP2 {Trypanosoma evansi}; similar to SP:P09791: Procyclic form specific polypeptide A-beta precursor (Procyclin) (PARP A-beta) {Trypanosoma brucei brucei}) — MAPRSLYLLAILLFSANLFSGVGFAAAAEGPEDKGLTKGGKGGKGTKVSDDDTNGTDPDPEPEPEPEPEPEPEPEPEPEPEPEPEPEPEPEPEPEPEPEPGAATLKSVALPFAIAAVGLVAAF, encoded by the coding sequence ATGGCACCTCGTTCCCTTTATCTGCTCGCTATTCTTCTGTTCAGCGCGAACCTCTTCTCTGGCGTGGGATTTGCCGCAGCCGCTGAAGGACCAGAAGACAAGGGTCTTACTAAGGGAGGCAAAGGCGGGAAGGGAACCAAGGTCAGCGACGACGATACCAATGGCACTGACCCCGACcccgaacctgaacctgaacctgaacctgaacctgaacccgaacccgaacctgaacctgaaccggaacctgaacctgaacccgaacctgaaccggaacccgaacccgaacctgaacctgaacctggtGCTGCAACGCTGAAGTCTGTTGCGCTTCCGTTCGCAATTGCGGCCGTTGGTCTCGTTGCCGCATTCTAA
- a CDS encoding gene related to expression site-associated gene 2 (GRESAG2), putative (similar to PIR:B39685: GRESAG protein 2.1-2 {Trypanosoma brucei}), whose product MRHELVFTIGLFVAVLSDSSQIFLPHWRDWIQVSKNGSILTTLVSEVNNHHSIGEFEALCKIYRITQAETPKPSFKNREKEAEILKKLEEMVSETEAVGGDKGSSKLGKRTTAYQEIKILFEKAKKLKEEIEVNRTRSLNASRSAEENMLRAVYGDAVDVARNENKTLEEAMRGNKSLLFNSVDHANMSCGSYGDKLVGKTLINDFFCLCVGEATDLQIRSNKYYALDLNSTNHTVYNGFNCPCKDEIRRPKHGSWTMMADYCPSNYNTCDPRKVKYNHTEAWDVISKACVYKNVASNVKTLKSALAQFDALVNLEQDNYQMKGILGYADISENTNRICNGYTAGFTCVSYNYTLENGGIPWYNRLTNATKELQEMAKYAKEADSHLYELEEYQHEAEEIYLEVKLGGDAELWKSSRGKGEGDGEGDDTDVNNDGLNYINITTDFLILLFSSFICIS is encoded by the coding sequence ATGAGGCACGAATTAGTGTTTACCATTGGGTTGTTTGTGGCTGTTTTATCTGATTCTTCTCAGATATTTTTGCCGCACTGGCGCGATTGGATCCAGGTATCTAAAAACGGGAGTATACTTACAACTCTCGTTAGTGAAGTCAACAACCACCACAGCATTGGTGAATTCGAGGCACTTTGCAAGATTTACAGAATCACACAAGCGGAGACCCCGAAGCCTTCCTTTAAGAATCGTGAGAAGGAAGCTGAGATTCTGaagaagttggaggaaatggtCAGTGAAACTGAGGCTGTGGGTGGTGATAAAGGTTCAAGTAAGTTGGGTAAAAGAACGACGGCATATCAGGAGATAAAGATACTTTTTGAGAAGGCGAAaaagctgaaggaagaaatagaagTGAATAGGACAAGATCGCTAAATGCAAGTCGTTCTGCTGAGGAAAATATGTTGAGAGCTGTGTATGGCGACGCTGTGGATGTGGcgagaaatgaaaataaaactcTGGAGGAAGCCatgagaggaaacaaatcaCTACTGTTCAACAGTGTTGATCATGCAAATATGAGTTGTGGTTCTTACGGAGACAAACTGGTTGGAAAGACACTGATCAATGACTTTTTCTGCCTATGTGTGGGAGAGGCGACAGATTTACAAATAAGAAGCAATAAGTATTATGCACTCGACTTAAACTCAACTAATCACACTGTGTATAATGGGTTTAACTGTCCCTGCAAGGATGAAATAAGGAGACCTAAACATGGAAGTTGGACTATGATGGCTGATTATTGCCCAAGCAACTATAATACTTGCGACCCTAGAAAGGTAAAATACAACCATACTGAGGCATGGGATGTGATTAGTAAAGCTTGCGTGTACAAAAATGTTGCATCGAATGTGAAAACTCTGAAGAGTGCACTAGCTCAGTTTGATGCGTTGGTGAATTTAGAGCAGGATAATTATCAAATGAAGGGTATTCTTGGGTACGCGGATATTTCAGAAAACACAAATCGCATCTGCAACGGTTATACTGCTGGATTCACGTGTGTCAGTTACAATTACACACTTGAAAATGGTGGAATTCCATGGTACAACCGCCTCACTAACGCCACCAAGGAACTACAAGAAATGGCGAAGTATGCCAAAGAAGCTGACAGTCATCTTTACGAATTGGAAGAGTACCAACAtgaggcagaggaaataTATCTTGAAGTGAAacttggtggtgatgcaGAGCTATGGAAGAGTAGCCGAGGTAAAGGCGAAGGTGACGGTGAAGGTGATGATACTGATGTAAATAATGATGGGCTCAACTATATAAATATTACAACTGACTTTcttatattattgttttcatctTTTATTTGTATATCTTAG
- a CDS encoding procyclin associated gene 3 (similar to GP:535936: procyclin PARP A {Trypanosoma brucei} (PMID:87115776)) gives MFRKSSELEGKCSSSPFVRRDSHTEASTKQAATLLLTFWFILFPYFSVGVFLLPPLGIGHSHMKALASAAKGGSVWYFLWRHLSSFPFRPPLFPWRKASGTVLPDDLCPVRSIMNNSYKSVCRYGGGYFPNRFGCFYYFVGRFKVGNSVHFQKNCDSYIWFYMEGGRAENVYVLAWMSRKINSSFRVFSVHYVIYGLAFRFV, from the coding sequence ATGTTCCGGAAGTCTTCGGAGTTAGAGGGCAAATGCTCCTCTTCTCCTTTCGTGCGGCGTGATTCTCATACCGAGGCTTCCACTAAGCAGGCTGCAACTCTTCTGCTGACTTTTTggtttattcttttcccatATTTCAGTGTTGGAGTGTTTCTCTTGCCGCCCTTGGGAATCGGGCACAGTCATATGAAGGCGCTTGCTTCGGCAGCCAAAGGTGGTTCCGTTTGGTATTTCTTGTGGAGACAtttgtcttcctttccttttcggcCACCTCTTTTCCCATGGAGAAAGGCCTCTGGTACTGTCCTGCCCGATGATCTTTGCCCCGTTCGTTCCATCATGAATAATAGTTACAAAAGTGTGTGTCGGTACGGCGGTGGATATTTCCCCAATCGCTTTGGTTGCTTTTACTATTTTGTGGGGCGGTTTAAAGTTGGTAACTCAGTGCACTTCCAAAAAAATTGCGACTCGTACATTTGGTTTTATATGGAGGGTGGAAGAGCCGAAAACGTGTATGTGCTTGCTTGGATGAGTCGGAAAATAAATTCTAGTTTCCGTGTATTTTCCGTTCATTACGTCATATATGGCTTGGCCTTTAGATTTGTGTAA